The Saccharomyces mikatae IFO 1815 strain IFO1815 genome assembly, chromosome: 15 DNA window CAAAAAGAGGATAAATGGCTGGCTTGTGGTGTAACCTCTATGAGGACAATATTTCATTTGCATTGCAACAGTAAGATTAATGGATACTTCACAACTCCTTGGAAAAAACTTAAGCAAGAAAGGAATATATGGAAGGCTAAGAATAATTACTCTTCTCAGTTTGACTGGTCTTTACTGGGTGAACCAAACATATTGAGAAATGGCGAGTCACTTATCGATGCTGTCTGTAGGGTCTTACCTTCTTACGAAGAGGTTGAGATGCATTTACAGAAATACTTTAGCGATACAATGCATAAGACTTTTGAGATAGTGGATCCGAAGAAGATTATGCAAGATTTTCGCTCATATTTTATCAAGGGTTTTTTAGACGAATCTACAGGCTATCATTCAATTAGCACATTTGTACCAGCCGATACTAAAAATTTCTACCGTGTAGTTGTCATTCTCGAAATCCTGCGTATCTCATTTTATGTGGATATACCCAAGGAGctggattttttttctagatATTTAACTTCCTCCGCTTCTGAGAAGGCCTTCAACCTGGAAAAACTCCAGTGTGTCATGCTAAAAGCTTGTTATTTGGATTTCACAGCCTCCACTGGAGGTGACTTTTCCAGAATGAACATGCTCATCCAAATGGCTTGTTCGATTGCAATAAATCTAGGACTACATACCGATATAGAGGTACCGCTGTGTTCGAATGAGAAGTTCTACATTGAGAATTTATGGTGGTGGGTTCTTTATATGGATATACAGGTGTCTTTTAATATTGGTGTTCCATTACAAATTAGTGATATCAGCTCTAGTAGGCtaacatcttcttcaaatagGAACAGGCAAGACCgccttttcaataattccATACTCATGCTCAGAAAAGTTATGGAAAAGATATATGATAAGAATTCTGCTCCAAACATTAAACTACTTATATTGGAAATCAAGGACTTCATATCTAGTAACTTTCATCCTCTTCCATTCTATATGACGCCCGCAAACTATACTTTCATGGAGAGCCTGGAAATTCATACTTTGCTATACCTATTAACTACAATATTAGACTTGTCAAACCTTCAAAGATATTACTTCCATGAGAATAGCCCTGAAACATTCAATACCACAATACAGATCTCGTTCACTTCCTTGTATATATCAATAACCGTCCTTAAAAGCTACTTTAAGATGGACATTTCTGCCCCCGGTCATAAAGCAGTCATGAACTCCAAAAAACTACCCCCGCATCTGCAGTTGGGCGCTTGGGCTACTTACCATTTACTTGGAAGAGTTATTTACGAAACTTATGGATTACTTTTTTCTACTCTCCAGGGTTCAGCAACTGCATCTTCTCCCCAAGAACTGCACGTGTGTGACTTTTCTATAGGTTCATTGAACATTTCTGGTGATTATTTTGTTAGCTTGAAGGCGGTTAGCCAAATGTTAAACTCGATATTTGATATGCTATATTCAAGTGATTGTAAAGAACTCTTGATAGTACTTAAAAGATCATATTGCTTTCTCGTTATTCTTTCgttagaaaaaattagcCGCGCCATACTCAGAAATGGAATTATGGCTAAAGAGGTAGCCGAATTTCAGGAATCCAAAGGAGAAGATAAGGATGAATCTGTACAACAAGAtgacaaagaagaatcCGCTACCATTAAAGCTTCAGATCAGGCAACAGGCCTTTTCTGGGATCAATATGACGCTTCTATAAGTGCATGGGTTGACAATGACTTGGAACCAAGTCTCTCAGAATGGTTCGGAAACTTTATTGAATAGTTGCGATAGAATGAATTAAGAAAATACCCTTTTTCCCTATAGACCATATGTTCATTTATAGGGTATatacttttgaaaaacgcATTACAAATCACATCATGGATCTAACCGCTACTGTAATTGCCAATGATTTGATGCAATGTCTGTAAAGGTCCCTCTGCAACgttaaaaatggaaatggTAGAGACCGCCTCTATGCTACATGCAACGCTAGATACCTCTCTGGTGGATGACCTTAATAGTGATTGAACATCTCTCAAATCGAATATATCAAACATATGAGACTATTTTATTAGGTATGTGCCGACCAACTACTTTAATGCTATTCATACTTCCTTGTATCCAGCTAATCgattaataatgaaaagtatAAGTCCAAGATATCTGttgttgattttttttttgatcaacaataaaaatgttaATCTACAGCTATCAAAGAGATTCGTTTACCATTTGTGATTCCTATCTATCTACATCCTTATAACCATGAAGGACAAAGGGCAGAATAACAGCAGCCATGTCGCATAAAGCTGAATAAATATATCCATGTGCTTAGTAGCATGTACATGATGACAAATTTGGTGTTCTTTAACATTTAAACTATGTTTATTTGACgaccattttttattattccGGCTATCTGACCCGAGAAAGCTAATGGTTTATTCTAGACCCGTCAAAAACGTCATGGCTTTATATCCGCGGCCTCGGCTTTTAAACTCACTCTTACAAAGCAACGAATAGTGACGCAGACAGCATttcatccttttcaaaattactAAACATATAAGGATAAAGATAATTAGAAAACTATCAAACCAATTCGTCTACTCATCAACCATCAACTGCGGTTGTACATAGAAACGAACTTCAAACTGACTGCTATtacaaaattttgaatacGGCATACAGCGTTCATCGTGCTTCTAATTTTAATCTAGATTTCAAGATACCGATCAGTATAGAAGTACAGCGGCTTAGTCAAGGCAAATAAATTATTAATATAGATTTTACTGCCATGCCCTCTTCTACAGGCTCTGGGCGTATTAGTTCTGCAGAATCCGAAGTATCCTTAAGTAACGAAAACTTTCAAACAAAACCCATAATAGATGATACCCAAGGCGATAAGATTGTAAAAATGCTTACAAGCCACTCCCACATATCTTCTTTCAACGATTGTAGAAATGATGAAGTTAATGACGATGGTGGACCTGGAATAGATGAGGATACAGTAGCCCGTATTCAGACAATAGCTCGTACTTTGTCTCATCATACATTAAGGGATGGCCCTATAGATTGGGAAAAGCCTTGTTCAGAAGCATTCGATGCTTCTGCTATTATCGGATCATTTGTTAGAGACGCTTCCGAACAAGGTATCCATCTTCGTAAAGCCGGGGTAACTATGGAAAGTGTCTCAGCTGAAGGGTTCGATTCCACCTTCCTGGAAGGACAAACATTTGGGGATATACTTTGTTTACCATGGACAATAATCAAGGGTATTcgtgaaataaaaaaccgTAAAAGGATGAgaacaattttgaagagTGTCAATTTGGTGGCGAAGTCTGGGGAAATGGTTCTTGTCTTAGGAAGACCAGGTGCTGGTTGCTCTtcattcttgaaaattgCAGCGGGCGAGACCAGTCAGTTTGCAGGCGGTGTCACAGGCGATATATCTTACGATGGTATTCCTCAGGACGAAATGATGCGACGTTATAAATCTGACGTTATTTACAATGGTGAACTAGACGTTCATTTCCCATATTTAACGGTGAAACAGACTTTAGATTTTGCTATTGCCTGTAAAACACCTGCAAAGAGGGTAAATAATGTTACCAGGGCGGAATATATCGCAAGCCAGAGAGACTTGTATGCCACAATTTTTGGTTTGACTCACACCTATAATACCAAAGTAGGTAATGATTTTGTCAGGGGTGTATCTGGTGGTGAACGTAAGCGTGTCTCGATTGCTGAGGCGTTGGCAGCCAGAGGTTCAATATATTGTTGGGACAACGCCACGAGAGGTCTTGACGCCTCCACTGCTCTAGAATATGCACAAGCTATTCGTATCATGACCAACTTATTGGGCTCTACCGCCCTCGTCACTGTCTACCAAGCCAGCGAAAAAATATATGAGACTTTTGATAAAGTCACTGTCTTGTACGCCGGTAGACAAATTTTCTATGGCGAAGTTACTGAAGCAAAAAATTACTTTCAAGCAATGGGTTATTTGTGTCCAGCAAGACAATCTACTGCCGAATATCTAACTGCTCTTACCGATCCTGACGGTTTTCACGAGGTAAGGCCCGGTTTTGAGAATACTGTACCTCGTACCGCAGAAGAGTTTGAAAGATATTGGCTTGATTCTCCAGAATTTGATAATCTACAGCGTGAGATTCAGGAGCTTAAACAAAAAGTTGATACGGAGAAAGTTAAAGCAATTTACGACAAGTCCATGGCACAAGAGAAATCCAAGGGTACCAGAAAATCCTCCTATTTCACAATTTCTTACTGGGAACAGGTTAAGCTGTGTACCATCAGAggttttcaaagaatctaCGGCAATAAGTCGTATACGGTAATAAATACATGTGCTGCCATTGCACAATCTTTTATCATCGGGTCTTTGTTTTATCAAACCTCTTCGTCCACCTCAGGTGCTTTTTCTAGAGGAGGtgttttgttcttttccttATTGTATTACTCATTAATGGGGTTAGCCAATATCAATTTCGAACATAGACAAATCTTACAAAAACACAGGGTCTACTCCCTTTACCATCCCTCTGCAGAAGCATTGGCAAGTACTATATCCTCATTTCCTTTCAGAATGATTGGCCTGACGTTTTTTCTAATCATTTTGTACTTCTTATCCGGTTTACACGTGAGTGCCGGTAGCTTTTTCACCGTATATCTGTTTTTGAGCATGTGCTCAGAGACTATCACAGGGTTATTTGAAATGGTTTCTTCATTGTGTGATACTCTGTCTCAAGCGAACTCTATAGCTGGTGTCTTGATGTTGGCTATTTCCATGTATTCGACGTACATGATACAACTACCTTCAATGCATCCATGGTTCAAGTGGATTTCGTACATTCTTCCCATTAGATATGCTTTTGAATCGATGTTGAACGCAGAATTTCATGGGAGACGTATGGATTGTGGAGGTACTTTGGTTCCTTCTGGCCCTGGTTTTGAAGTTGTCTCGTCCGAAAACCAAGTATGTGCATTTGTTGGTTCTAGGCCTGGTCAATCCTGGGTTCTTGGTGATGACTATCTGAAAGCACAGTTCCAATACGATTATAAGCACACCTGGAGGAATTTCGGCATTATGTGGTGTTTTCTCATTGGCTATATTGTCTTGAAAGCTGTATTCACAGAGTTCAAGAATCCCGTTAAAGGTGGTGGTGATGCTCTAGTCTTCAAAAAGGGCACAAAGAATGCCCTGCAAAAGATGCAAACCACTGGTAGAAATGATGAGGAAGTTTTTACTTCGTCTTTGACAGCGCAGGATATGAAGGACATGGTTTCCAGCAGCGATTTTAGTGGAAAggatgattttgaaggttTGGAGACGACGGGTGTCTTCGTTTGGAAAGATGTTTGTTTTACAATTCCGTATAACAACGGAGAGCGTATGCTTTTAGACAATGTGAGCGGTTACTGCGTTCCAGGTACATTGACAGCATTGATGGGTGAGTCTGGTGCTGGTAAAACAACATTATTAAACACATTAGCTCAAAGAAACGTTGGCACCATAACTGGTGATATGTTGGTCAATGGATTTCCAATTGACGCAAGTTTTGAAAGACGTACTGGTTATGTACAGCAACAGGATATTCATATCGCAGAACTAACCGTCAGGGAATCTTTACAGTTTAGTGCGCGCATGCGTCGTCCACAATCTGTTCCTGAcacagaaaaaatgaagtatGTCGAAAAGATCATGGACATCCTTGGGATGCAAGAGTATTCTGAAGCTCTCGTAGGTGAAATTGGTTATGGTTTGAACgttgaacaaagaaagaagcttTCGATTGGTGTTGAATTGGTTGGCAAACCAGACttactattatttttggaTGAGCCAACTTCCGGGTTGGATTCACAGGCCGCATGGGCCATTGTCAcaatgttgaaaaaattagcGCAAGCAGGTCAATCTATTCTGTGCACCATTCACCAACCTTCTGCTACTCTGTTTGAGCAGTTTGATAGATTATTGCTTTTGAGAAAAGGTGGTCAAACAGTTTACTTTGGCGATGTGGGTAAGAACTCAAGTTCGGTCCTGGGATATTTCGAAAGGAATGGTGCGAGAAAATGCCaaccaaatgaaaatcCAGCGGAGTACGTTCTGGAAGCCATTGGTGCTGGTGCTACTGCTTCTGTTTTAGAAAACTGGCATGATATATGGAAGGCGTCTCCTGAGATGAAAACGGccaatgaagaaattgacaCCATGATCAAGGATATGTCGTCATCTGTATCTCAGAATACTGGTATAGATTCTTCGAAGTATGCAGCCTcatatttttatcaattcaGATATGTGCTAAGTAGGACTAGTTTGACTTTTTGGAGAAATCTTAACTATATCATGTCCAAGATGATGCTGTTGATGGTCAGTGGGTTGTTTATTGGATTTACTTTCTTTCACGTTGATGATAGTTTCATTGGCTTGCAGAATACGATGTTCGCTTGTTTTATGGCTATTGTTATATCTGCCCCTGCTACCAACCAGATTCAGGCCCGTGCGATTGCTGCCAAGGAACTATACGAAGTTCGTGAATCAAAGTCCAACATGTTCCATTGGtctcttcttttgataACTCAGTACCTAAATGAACTGCCATACCATTTGCTGTTCTCAACtatattctttgtttcattttatttCCCCTTGGGAATTTTCTTCGAGGCTTCCAGGTCTGGCCTGTTTTATCTAAATTATGCCATCGTTTTTCAGTTTTACTATGTTGGTCTTGCTTTATTGGTCCTTTATATGTCTCCCAACTTAGAGTCTGCCAATGTCATTATGGGATTCTTTTTATCCATGCTGATTA harbors:
- the SMKI15G5120 gene encoding uncharacterized protein, which translates into the protein MNKKKAVRRNKAIKACLNCRRKKQKCDQARPQCYQCRIRKTECVYLGEKADKNSISIPNSILDTTPFDINHVGSKDNSCKSEEANPLVGTKFIFQKEDKWLACGVTSMRTIFHLHCNSKINGYFTTPWKKLKQERNIWKAKNNYSSQFDWSLLGEPNILRNGESLIDAVCRVLPSYEEVEMHLQKYFSDTMHKTFEIVDPKKIMQDFRSYFIKGFLDESTGYHSISTFVPADTKNFYRVVVILEILRISFYVDIPKELDFFSRYLTSSASEKAFNLEKLQCVMLKACYLDFTASTGGDFSRMNMLIQMACSIAINLGLHTDIEVPLCSNEKFYIENLWWWVLYMDIQVSFNIGVPLQISDISSSRLTSSSNRNRQDRLFNNSILMLRKVMEKIYDKNSAPNIKLLILEIKDFISSNFHPLPFYMTPANYTFMESLEIHTLLYLLTTILDLSNLQRYYFHENSPETFNTTIQISFTSLYISITVLKSYFKMDISAPGHKAVMNSKKLPPHLQLGAWATYHLLGRVIYETYGLLFSTLQGSATASSPQELHVCDFSIGSLNISGDYFVSLKAVSQMLNSIFDMLYSSDCKELLIVLKRSYCFLVILSLEKISRAILRNGIMAKEVAEFQESKGEDKDESVQQDDKEESATIKASDQATGLFWDQYDASISAWVDNDLEPSLSEWFGNFIE
- the SMKI15G5130 gene encoding pleiotropic drug resistance family ABC transporter yields the protein MPSSTGSGRISSAESEVSLSNENFQTKPIIDDTQGDKIVKMLTSHSHISSFNDCRNDEVNDDGGPGIDEDTVARIQTIARTLSHHTLRDGPIDWEKPCSEAFDASAIIGSFVRDASEQGIHLRKAGVTMESVSAEGFDSTFLEGQTFGDILCLPWTIIKGIREIKNRKRMRTILKSVNLVAKSGEMVLVLGRPGAGCSSFLKIAAGETSQFAGGVTGDISYDGIPQDEMMRRYKSDVIYNGELDVHFPYLTVKQTLDFAIACKTPAKRVNNVTRAEYIASQRDLYATIFGLTHTYNTKVGNDFVRGVSGGERKRVSIAEALAARGSIYCWDNATRGLDASTALEYAQAIRIMTNLLGSTALVTVYQASEKIYETFDKVTVLYAGRQIFYGEVTEAKNYFQAMGYLCPARQSTAEYLTALTDPDGFHEVRPGFENTVPRTAEEFERYWLDSPEFDNLQREIQELKQKVDTEKVKAIYDKSMAQEKSKGTRKSSYFTISYWEQVKLCTIRGFQRIYGNKSYTVINTCAAIAQSFIIGSLFYQTSSSTSGAFSRGGVLFFSLLYYSLMGLANINFEHRQILQKHRVYSLYHPSAEALASTISSFPFRMIGLTFFLIILYFLSGLHVSAGSFFTVYLFLSMCSETITGLFEMVSSLCDTLSQANSIAGVLMLAISMYSTYMIQLPSMHPWFKWISYILPIRYAFESMLNAEFHGRRMDCGGTLVPSGPGFEVVSSENQVCAFVGSRPGQSWVLGDDYLKAQFQYDYKHTWRNFGIMWCFLIGYIVLKAVFTEFKNPVKGGGDALVFKKGTKNALQKMQTTGRNDEEVFTSSLTAQDMKDMVSSSDFSGKDDFEGLETTGVFVWKDVCFTIPYNNGERMLLDNVSGYCVPGTLTALMGESGAGKTTLLNTLAQRNVGTITGDMLVNGFPIDASFERRTGYVQQQDIHIAELTVRESLQFSARMRRPQSVPDTEKMKYVEKIMDILGMQEYSEALVGEIGYGLNVEQRKKLSIGVELVGKPDLLLFLDEPTSGLDSQAAWAIVTMLKKLAQAGQSILCTIHQPSATLFEQFDRLLLLRKGGQTVYFGDVGKNSSSVLGYFERNGARKCQPNENPAEYVLEAIGAGATASVLENWHDIWKASPEMKTANEEIDTMIKDMSSSVSQNTGIDSSKYAASYFYQFRYVLSRTSLTFWRNLNYIMSKMMLLMVSGLFIGFTFFHVDDSFIGLQNTMFACFMAIVISAPATNQIQARAIAAKELYEVRESKSNMFHWSLLLITQYLNELPYHLLFSTIFFVSFYFPLGIFFEASRSGLFYLNYAIVFQFYYVGLALLVLYMSPNLESANVIMGFFLSMLITFCGVLQPSSLMPGFWTFMWKLSPYTYFVQNLIGLMMHKKPVRCSKKELSIFNPPAGQTCGEFTKPFFKHGSGYIANPEATSKCAYCVYKVGDEYLAHISSNFSYLWRNFGIYWAYIAFNIFGMILMYYLIQIKHISPMNIGIVKRLMARFKRK